The genomic window CGGGCATGGATGACCTTATCGACAAGGTGACGCAGTTCGCGATGGAGCATGGCGAGAGCTGCAGTGCCTCGGTGCGCTGCCTCGCCCCGCGCAAACCGCCCGGGTTCAAACGTGCGACCGAGAACCTCTATTTCAACCTGGTTGACCGGACGACTGAGAAACGCGGCGACGCCGCGGCCTGAAGCCTCCCCAACGGAAACCTCCGGGGCGGCCTCGCGCAACGGTCGCCCTCCCCTTCCCTTAATTCCAAAGGACCAAAGACATGACACAAGTGAATGATTTCTACACGCAGATGCTCGAATCTCAGAGACGGGCTGCCGAACAGCGGGTCGAGACCCGCGCGGCGCTCCTTACCGAGCTGCGCGCCCTCGGTGTGAGGAGCATCAAGGTGCAATACGAAGGCTACGGCGACTCCGGCAATGTCGAGGATGTCGTCGTGAGCCCTGACACGATCACCCTGACAGAAGAGTTGCGGCACCGGGTCGAAGACTTCGGCTGGGACTTCGCCTATGCGCTGAGCCCCGGTTTCGAGAACAACGAAGGCGGCTATGGCGAACTGACCTGGGCGCTCGAGGTGGACAAGATCGGTGTCAGCCACTCGAACCGCTATATCGAGACCGACACCACCGAACACGAGGGGCTCTGACATGGCGCATCCCCTCCACCACGCCGAAAGCTCTGCCCGCAAGTTCGGCGGCGTGCCTGAAGATTATCAGCATGTGCATGACTGGTTTGACTCATCCAAAGAGCACCTCGCGATCTTTACGCATCGTGCACACCGGCACCACGCGCTCGGGATCTTCGAGGCCGAACGACTGTTTGGGCGCAGCCTGACCAACAGCGCTGGCCGGGTCGTCCCGATCCGCTGGATTGGTGAGCAGCATGTGCGCGAAGACTGTCAGGGCCGTATTCCATCGCTGGCGGATTGGCTCGGACGCATTCAGCCGGAACCATGGATGGCCAATGGCCGGATCGACAACGATCCAACGCAGATCGGCAGCGATCCGCGCGCGGCCTGGATCGAAGCAGTCGCCAATCACCAGACCATTCTCGGCTTTGAGGATTGGCTGCTGAAGGTCTCGGTTGAGCACACCCAGCATCGCCAGAACCGCGCCGCCGCCTGAGCCGCCGGGCGGCAAGCTTACGAACCATCTGACCACGTCCAGATCGACCCGCTCGAGCCGCAACCGGCTCAGCGGGTCGATTTCGTTTCAAGAAAGGAGATCGAGATGCACGACCCGGTCCATCAGGAGGCCTACCAGGGCCACACCATCAAAATCTACCATGATCCCGATACTGAGAGCCCACGGGAGTGGTCCAATCTCGGCACGCTGATTTGCTGGCACCGACGCTATCGGCTGGGTGACAGCCATCAGTTCGACAACCCCGAGGCGTTCCTGCGCGACCTCTCGGGCGTCTCGGCGCTGAGGGAACTTTCAATCGAACAGCTGCGCGACCGCGCCGCGCGCAAGGCAATCCTTTTGCCCGTGTTTCTCTATGATCACTCTGGCCTCGCGATGAACACCATCGGGTTTCACTGCCCGTGGGATTCCGGTCAGGTGGGCTTCATCTACGTGACGCTCGCGGCGGTCCGGACGGAGTTTGGCGTGGAACGTGTCACCAAGGCGTTGCGCGAAAAGGCCGAAGACATCCTGCGCGGTGAAATCGTCAGCTACGACGCCTATCTCGACGGGCGGGTCTATGGCTATGTGATTGAGCAGGACGGCGAAGAGGTCGATGCCTGCTGGGGGGTCGTCGGCGATTATGTGACCGACTGTTTGCCGGAGGCACGGCGTGCGGTGCCTGATCATGAGCCGAAACAGTCAACATATTCCGATATGGCTCAGGCCCACCCATAGGCAAATCGGTCTGCTACGGCGGGCAGGATTTACAGCGCGGCCTTAGCAAGCTTGATGTTCCGTCAATGCTGCAATGCAGAAATAACATAGGGCAGCTATTGTGCAGGCGCAGCATGGCCCCTATCTTAAGTCATGTGATCAGTTCCTCCTCCTCCCTGAGCTGATCCAGAATAATCGGCGGCATCCACCTCCTCCCGGATGCCGCCTTTTTATTTTGTGGCGATTTCACAATCGGCGGATTCGGGCCACTAAACGCTCAACACTCTGAGGTATCAACAGGTTTTAGAACTCGGTTGTGTTCGATGTCTGGCTGCAGGTCTCTCGAACAGCAACAGAAGTTCCCTACCTGAGACTGGCTTGTAATACGGCGCTCATCGTTTGCGGTGTCCGCCCGAGGATACGTGACAGTGTGGGATCGACCGTTGAGAATTCACCCGCCCGCGCCGCGCGGTAGTAGCCCAACATAACGGCGGTTGAGCCTTCTGGAACACCGGAGGCCCGCGCATTTGCTTGCAGGACATCTTCGCTGATCAAAACGCGTTCGACAGGCCTGCCCATTATCTGACCCGCGCGCTCCGCCAGCTCGGCAAGGTCGAGCGCTTCAGCCCCGGTCAACGGCGGCGTCGGGCCGTCAATCACCTCCTGCCCCGCGAGCAAGGCTGCATCCACCGCAGCGAGATCGTCATGGGTCGTCCACGCGACTTTCCCATCTTGCGGGGCAGCCAATCGCCCCGCTTTCAAGCCCTTGGCATTCATCATCACGGCACTCGCCGCGTAAAAACCGTGGCGCAAGGCCGTCCATGACATCCCCGATGTCGCGAGCATCGCTTCCGTTGCCGCATGATCGCGACCCGGAGAGAAATGCGAGTCCGGCGAACTGGACACCTGACTGGTGTAAAATATGCGTTCCACCCCAATGTCGCGGGCCACGTCGATGGCCGTCGCGTGTTGTGGCAAAGGATTTCCCCCGCTCGCTGCAGCGTTCGAAGACACGAGAAGCAAGTGTTCGGCCCCGTCCCAAGCGTGGCGCAAACTCTCTGGATCGTTATAATCGCCTTGGCGTACGCGCACACCAAGCGCCGTGAATGCCTCGGCATTTGTGGTGTCGCGGACACTGATCCCGATGCGCTCGGCGGCGACGTGATGCAGCAGATTTTCAACAATTTTGCGGCCAAGCTGGCCCGTTGCCCCGGTCACAATCAACATGGCTTTGTCCTTTCCATTTCTGTTTGCCGGACCCACATATCGGCCGGCACCGGTTACACTAGGAGTATCCACTGTTCTTTGTGCCTTTGATAATCTGACAAATATCGAATAGTCTGTTCTCCATGAAGAACAGTATATCCCAAGACGATCTGATCGTGTTTTTGACGGTCCTTGACGAGGGGGCTTTCGAGCGGCCGCGCGGCGTCTCGGGGTTGCGCCGTCAAACGTCAGCACGACGGTGTCCCGCATCGAGACACAGCTCGGTGTCCCGCTTCTGTTGCGCACGACGCGCAGCATGCGGGCGACGGACCAAGGCCTAGCACTGGCCGCACGGATCGCGCCACTGATGGCCGAGGTGCGCGCGGCTTGTGCTGAAACTGCAAGCTCGACGGGTCGGGTGAGCGGCCGGTTGAAGATCAATGTGCCGGGCGCGGTCATGCCCGATATCCTGCCGCCTATTATGGCCGCGTTTCAGCATCGACACCCGGCTGTGGAGGTCGAGCTTGTTGTCGACAACGGCTTGGTCGATATTGTTGCGTCTGATTGCGATGCGGGAATTCGCTACGGCGCATCGCTTGAAAAGGACATGATCTCCATCCCCATTGGACCGCGCCGCCAGCAGATCGCGCTCGCCGCCTCGCCCGCCTATGTGGAGGCACATGGTTGCCCAGAGACTCCTGCACAACTGACCACCCATGATGCGATCCGATATCGCCTGCCGGGTGGGCCTCTGCTCCCGTGGACATTGCAAGCCGGAGGTAAGGCCATCACGGTCGAGCCTGCCACACGCTTGGTCCTCAGCGTGAATGCCCTGAACTCTGGGTTGAGTTATGCCAGGGCGGGAATGGGGATCATCGCCATGTTCCGCAATTGGCTCGAGGACGATTTTCGCGCACAGACGCTTGTGCCGATCCTGAAAGAGCACTGGCATCCTTTGGATGGGCCAAGGCTCTACTACCCCAACCGGTTTACATCCAACGCGTTACGGGCATTCATTGAGACCTGCCAGAGTAAGGTCTCTGGGGATGAATAAGGTTGCAAATTACCAGTGAAAATTCGGCTGCTAGCACATTCTCTGTGAGCGCTGTTAGGACCTGCCCAAAAGAGCGAGAGGCAGGGCGGGAGGGGTGACCCCTCCCGGGTGAGAGAGTGCGCACGGGGTTTGGGGCCAACCCTCAACTCCGGAGATTGCCGATGAACGCTTACCCCCATTCCGCCCCGCTTGCGCCCGAGCCCGAGGCCCCTGTCCGCCCGGAAGCCTCGCGCTTCTCGCACAACCTGATCCAGGCTGCGAAAACCCTCGTGCCGCAGTTCGAAGCGGGCAAACCCGTCGATGCTGCAGCCCTGCGCGCCGCGATGGAAGATGCCTTTGGCGCTAGCGACACGAGCGGCGCCTGGGTCTGGAAGGATGCCTATGAGGCAGCCGAGATCGCCCAGATCCTGATTCTTTGGCGCTACGGCGCATTGATGCAGCGCCAGGCCGCCTCACCGCAGGCCTTCCTCACCATGATCGAACGCCTGGCCAGTCTGGCCCCGCCCCACACACGACGTTCCGAAGACAGTGTGCGTTTGCAACAATTCTCGACCCCCCTACCCCTTGCGGCCATTGTCGCGCAGGTTGCTGGGCTGCATGCTGACGATCTGGTGCTCGAGCCCTCGGCGGGCACCGGCATGCTGGCGATCTTCGCGCGGATCGCAGGCGCGCGACTGGCGTTGAACGAGCTTGCGGAAACCCGCCGCGCCTTGCTGGGGCACCTGTTCCCGAACACCGTCGTGTCGGATCACGATGCCGCCTCGATCGACGATCGTCTCGACCGGTCGATCACGCCTTCTGTCATCGTAATGAACCCGCCGTTTTCGGCTGCGAACCATGTTGAAGGCCAATTCCGGCAGGCCACCAGCCAGCATGTCCTGTCCGTCTTGGCGCGCCTCGCGCCGGGTGGGCGCCTTGTCGTCATCACTGGCGAGAGTTTTCGACCTTCCGCGAAATCCTTCCAGTCGACCTTTCAGCGGATCGCTTCAAGCGCCGATGTAGTGTTTTCCGCCGCGATTGAGGGCAAGGTCTTCGCGCGACATGGCACCACGGTCGACACGCGGCTCACCGTGATCGACAAGTGCGCGGTCGACGAACTTGAGACCCCAAAGGTCGACATCGACGCCGCCTATCATCCGATCTGTGACACGACCGCTGAACTTCTCTCCGCAGTTCTCACTCATTGCCCCGAGCGCCAGAGTCCCCAGCCCAGCCCGACTAGTTCGGCGCTATCGGTGCCATCCCGACCGACGCGCATCAACTTGCACGCCCTGCGCAACGCCGCTCGCAAGGAATCTCGTGCCCTCGCTGAGGAACGGGCAAAGCACCCGTTCGACGACATCGAGACGGCCTTGCTCGACTACCTACCGAAAGCTTGGAGCGAACCCGACGGCACGCTGCAGGATGCCGTCTACGAAGCCTATGATCTTCAGGCGATCCGGATCGACCGCGCGGCGGAGCATCCGACAGCACTTGTCCAATCCGCCGCCATGGCCTCGGTGCCACCACCCGTGCCGAGCTACCGTCCCGTCTTGCCGAAGACCCTCGTCGCGGATGGCCTTCTCTCCGCCCCGCAGCTTGAAAGCGTCATTTATGCAGGCAATGCGCATCAGACGCATCTCAAGGGCTGGTTCACGCGCGGCGAGATCGAAGGCCATCTGATGGCAGCGGCCGAGGGTGACGAGGGCGCCTTCCGCCTGCGCAAGGGCTGGTTCTTGGGCGATGGCACCGGCTGCGGCAAGGGCCGGCAAGTTGCGGGCATCATCCTCGACAATTGGCTACAAGGCCGCCGCAGGGCGGTCTGGGTCTCAAAAAGCGACAAGCTCATCGAAGATGCGCGGCGCGACTGGATGGCGCTCGGGGGGCGCGAGGGCGATATCGTGCCGCTCTCGAAGTTCCGCCAGGGCAGCGACATCCGCCTGCCCGAGGGTATCCTCTTCGTCACCTATGCCACGCTGCGTTCGGCCGAACGCGAGGGGAAAGCCTCCCGCCTTGACCAGGTCACGTCTTGGCTCGGCGACGGGTTCGACGGGGTCATTGCTTTCGATGAGAGCCACGCCATGGCGAATGCCGCCGGCGAAAAGTCCGACCGCGGCGACAAGAAGGCGTCCCAGCAGGGCCTCGCTGGCCTCGCGCTGCAAAATGCCCTGCCCGATGCGCGCGCGCTCTACGTCTCAGCCACCGGCGCGACGGTCGTCGGCAATCTCGCCTATGCTGCGCGTCTCGGCCTCTGGGGCACGGGAGATTTCCCCTTTGTGACACGGGCCGAGTTCGTCGCCGCGATGGAGGCCGGTGGCATTGCCGCCATGGAGATGATCTCGCGCGACCTGAAGGCGCTCGGGCTCTATCTCGCGCGGTCCCTTTCCTATGCCGGGGTCGAATACGACATGCTCGTGCACGAGCTGACACCCGCCCAAGTCGCGATCTATGACAGTTATGCCGACGCCTATCAGATTATTCACACCAACTTGGAGGCAGCGCTTCAAGCCTCGGGTGTTTCCTCTGAGACAGGCACGCTAAACGCCCAGGCGAAATCCGCGGCGCGCTCCGCTTTCGAGAGCAACAAGCAGCGCTTCTTCAATCATCTCATCACCGCCATGAAATGCCCTTCGCTCATCCGCTCGATCGAAGCGGATCTGGCGGCCGGTCATTCGGCGGTGATCCAGGTCGTCTCGACCAGCGAGGCGGTGATGGAACGCCGCCTAGAGGACATCCCACCCTCGGAATGGGACGACCTGCAGGTCGATTTTACCCCACGCGAGAACATCATGGACTACCTGATGCACAGCTTCCCGACGCAGCTCTTCGAGCCCTACACCGACGAAAACGGCGACCTGCGGTCTCGCCCTGCTCTCGACGGCGATGGCAACCCGATCATCTGCCGCGAGGCGGAGCGGCGGCGGGATGATCTGATCGAGCATCTGGGAGCTCTCGCCCCGGTGCAGGGTGCGCTCGACCAAATCCTTTGGCATTTCGGCGGAGACGCTGTGGCCGAGGTCACGGGGCGCAAGCGGCGCATCGTGAAGACGCGTGAAGGGCGGCTCAAGGTCGAGAACCGCCCCACCTCCTCCAATCTGGGAGAAACCCAAGCTTTCATGGATGACGCCAAGCGGATCCTGATCTTTTCCGATGCGGGGGGCACCGGGCGCAGCTATCACGCCGATCTCGGGGCAAAGAACCAGCGCCTCAGGGTGCACTACCTGCTGGAGCCCGGCTGGAAGGCCGACAATGCGATCCAGGGTCTTGGACGCACCAACCGCACAAACCAGGCGCAGCCGCCACTCTTCCGGCCAGTGGCGACCAATGTGAAAGGCGAGAAGCGGTTTCTCTCCACCATCGCGCGACGTCTCGACACGCTTGGGGCCATCACCAAGGGCCAGCGCGAGACGGGCGGGCAGAACATGTTCCGCGCCGAGGACAATCTCGAGAGCCCCTACGCACGCGCGGCGCTGCGGCAGTTCTTCTACAAACTGCGTGCAGGCAAGATCGAGGCCTGTTCCTACGCGAAGTTCCAGGAGATGACCGGTCTGACGCTCGATGAGGCGGACGGCACCATGAAAGAAAACCTGCCGCCGATCCAGCAGTTCCTGAACCGCTGTCTGGCGCTCCGCATCGACATGCAGGACGCGATCTTTGAGGCCTTCGGCGGGTTTCTTTCCGCCATCATCGAGGATGCGCGCCAGGCGGGCACGCTTGATGTCGGGCTAGAGACCCTGCGCGCGGAAAAGTTCGTGATCACCGATCGTAAGGTCATCTTCGAGCATGAGGCGACTGGCGCTGCGGCCACCGCCCTGACCGTGGAGCGCACGGATCGCAACGATCCGCTCACCCTGCCCCGGGTCAAGGCCATATGTGCCGATTCAGAAGGCGCGACGCTGTGCTGGAACACGACATCTAAACGCGCGGCGCTGATGGTGAAGGCGCCGGCCTGCATGGACGAGGACGGCGTGCCGATCCTTCGCGTGAAGCTCCTGCGGCCCATGGCGACCGAGATCCTCGCGCTCAGCGAGTTCTCGAAATCGCACTGGGATGAGATCGATGATGCGATGTTCGAGCAGCTCTGGCAGGCCGAGGTCGAGGCAGTGCCGGAATTCACCACGTCGAAAATCACTCTGATCTGCGGTCTTCTGCTGCCGATCTGGGACCGGCTGCCCGTCGACAACATGCGCATCTATCGTCTGCAGACCGAGGATGGAGAACGCGCCATCGGCCGTCTGGTCAGCCAGGAACAGCTTCTCAATGTTTACGCGCGCCTTGGCCTTGACTGCCAGATCGAGATGTCGCCTCAAGAGGTCTTCGCCGCGGTCATGGACGCGAAGACGACCCTCAGCCTGCTCTGCGGCTACCAGCTGCGCCGCTCATTGGTCATGGGACAGCCGAGGCTCGAGCTCATCGGCGCGTCGGGCGCGGCCCTGCCGGGACTGAAAGCCTTGGGTTGCTTCACCGAAGTGATCCAGTGGAAAACGCGGGTGTTCATCCCGGTGGATGGCGTCGATGTGGTGGCGCGCGTGCTCGCCGAGCATCCGGTTGGCGCCAGCGGTGCGGATGCTGCCGCATGAGCGCGCGGCGCAGTATCGCAGACCTCTCGGCCGATCTGGCAGACCGCGCCGAAAGTTTCTGCCGCCAGTATTTCCCCAAGGGGCGCAAGCAGGGCAATTATTGGCAGGTCGGCGATACCTCTGGCGCCAAGGGTCAGAGCCTCGCCATCCGGCTCCAGGCGCAAGGTGGTCGTAAAGCCGGGTCCTGGACCGATTACGCGACGGGGCAATATGGCGATCTGATCGACCTGCTGCATGAACGGCTCGGGTCGGTCACGCTGAAGGAAACGCTGAGGGAGGCCCGGTCCTTCCTCGGCGAGGCCCCCTGCCCTGCCGTACCTCGTGAAACCCCAAGGGCTGAGCGCCCGGATGCAGCCCCCAGCAAACGCATCGCGCGGGCGCGGAAACTCTTCGCCGCTGGCAAGCCGGTGTTCGGCACATTGGCTGCCACCTATCTGCAAGGGCGCGGCATCACACGTCTTGGTCCGGCCCTGCGCTATCACCCGCGGGTCTTCCTGCGGCAGGGCGAGGACGACCCGGATCCGCCGCAAAGGGCCCCTGCCCTGCTCGCGAAGATCACCGACAATCGGGGCCAGATCACCGGATGCGCGCGCACCTATCTCGACCTGTCCACCGGCGGGTTGGCCGAGATCGAGAGCCCTAAGCGGATCCTCGGGCAACTTCACGGTCATGCCATCCGCTTCTGGTCCGGCATCTCTCGCACTGATCTCATCGTCGGCGAAGGTCTCGAGAACACCCTCTCGATCGGCACGGCTCTGCCAGAGTTCGATCTCGCCTCCTGTCTCACCGCCACCCATCTCGGTCTCTTCATCCCGCTGCCGGGGATCAAGCGCATCTGGATCGCGCGGGACAATGACGAAGCTGGACGTAACGCATCAAAGAGATTACGTAACCGACTGGAATCGCTTGGAATTACCTGTGGTGATCTCGTGCCAAACATGGGTGATTTCAACGGCTATCTGCGGGCTTTCGGCAAGGATGCGCTGCGCCGGTCCCTGCTCAAGGCCATGAAAGCACAAGGTCTGGAGATTGAGGGCGGCTGACCGCCAACTTCCTCAGCGAAGTCCGAAAGGGCAAAGGTTCCGCCAGTTCGATCTGATCCCGTTTGGACAAGGGGAGCGATGGACCGGCGGGTCGGGGCCCAAGAAAGCTGAAAGAGGGGCCCCTCGCCCGGGCAGCAATGCGCCCCGAACCAGAAAATTCCCCTGCCCCACCACATGACCGTGGTGGGCCATTCCTCGCGGGAACAATTTTCCGGCCCGCGGCGCATTCTCCGCTGCGCTCCGATCCTGACGGATGCGGCCCGGTCGCCGCCGGTCCTGTTATCGCCCCATCCAAATCGGGTCAGATCAAACAGAGGAACCAGATAATGCCCCATCAGACAGACATCCAGGAGGAGACCGGCGTAACCTCCGCCATCCTCGACCACCTGGCACTTCATGGCGCAACGCCCGGGCCCGGCGATACCGATCATCGCCCCCTGCCCCAGCCCGACGAGGTCGAGCTCGCCATGGCGACCCTCTTCGACACGACCATCGGTCTCCTCACTGGCAGCCAGTTGGAAGACACTCTCGAAGAGGTGCTCTGGTCCCTCACTTCGATCTTCCATCGTCGGCTCACCCATATCCAGAAGCTTCTCGACGACAATGAATTCGAGGTCCGGGAAAGTATGGCCATCCAGGACGGCTCCGAGGTCGCCTCGGTCGAACTCGAGCGCCTCCAGATGATCGGGCTGAAGCTCTGGGACCATCGCGACGCTTTCGAGCAGATGCGCGATCTAGCCGTGGACCACTTCTCTGCCGCCACGGGCTCGCCCTGGCTGCCCCGCACCGGATCCAAGGTCTCGCATCGCGGCTTGACCTCCGCCGTGGTGGACAGCCGGGCCTATCTCTCGGCCAAGCGCCGCAAGGAGACCGAGGTGCATTGCCCTGAAGGCACTCGGATCGCTTTCTCAGGCGGTGACTATCACGCATATGATCTGATCTGGTCCGTCCTCGACGCTACGCACGCTAAATACCCCGACATGGTGCTCTTGCACGGTGGCACACCCAAAGGCGCCGAGATGATCGCGGCCCGTTGGGCAGATACCCGGGGTGTCACCCAGGTGGTCTTCAAACCCGACTGGAAGAGCCACGGCAAGGCCGCTCCCTTCAAGCGCAACGACAAGATGCTCGAGACCATGCCGCAGGGTCTGATCGCGACACCTGGTTCCGGTATCACCGAGAACATCGTCGACAAGGCCCGCAAGCTCGGGATCCGCATCAAGAGGATCGGGGCTTAGGCCCCGATTCACGCGCCGCGCAAGAGATCCTGCACGACAGAAGGCTTCTTTGCGATCAATGCGAGCAGTACCTGCGCCGGGCCTGTCGGTTGCCGACGTCCATGTTCCCAGTTCAGCAGCGTGCCTTTCGCGACGCCAATGCTCTTGGCGAACTCTGCCTGCGACAGGCCAGTTCGTTGCCGGACTTCGGCGACATCGACCTCCGCCACGGAAAGTTCATGTACCTTCGCGCCTGCCAAATCGCCATCTGCGAAGGCCAGAGCCTCTTCCAGCCCCTTGGTGATGGATTCGAATGCACTCATGTTGCGTCTCCATATTTCGCGACAAGCGCCTTGCTCATCTCTACCGCCGCGGCCTGCTCAGACTTCGACAGGTTGGCTTTCTCATTCTTGGCAAAGACCGTAATCAGAAAGATCGGCATATGGGTCCCGCCAAAGACATACACCGTCCTGAAGCCGCCGCTCTTTCCGCCCCCCTCTCTCGGGATGCGGACCTTCCGAAGTCCGCCGCCAAGAGAGACTCCAGCTTCCGGATTGGCGGCGATGAAGTCGATCGCGGCCTCTCGCTCCTGGTCCGACATGATTGCCTTGGCGCGCCTCTGAAATTCGGGCAGTTCGACCACTGTTTGCAATCGTGTCATCTCTTGTCCCATATAGGTTTCGGCAGTGTATGTGTCAATGACGTATAGCATGAGCACTGGAAGGACAAGTCGGCGACGCTTGCCGGAGCTAGAGAGGATGTCCCGTCCGTTGGTAGCGGCGGCCCTTGGTCAAATGTCCTGTCGCATTTTCTGACCTAGCCAACCAGCCGGGCTGTCATCTAGGGCTATTGGGTGGTTGCGGTGTCTCGTGGCGAGCCGGCCTTTCGTTCCACGCTCTTATCGCGCCGAGCACACCTCCGCATCGTGGGCGCTTCAGCGAAGACTATCGGCACGTTAGTGATCCTGGGGATGCGACTTTGACGTCTGGACTATGTCTCATCTTCGGAGAATTAGGAAGGAGCCAAGACCTTCGTGGCATCTCCCTCGGCTGTTCACCCTGTTTCATTCGCAGCCATCGCACTTCTCCTTTTGTCTGAGTTGCATGACATGCTGGTCGCAGCTGTCGTCCCGTCCACAAAGGTTGTCGCCGATCTTTTTCCCCTGACCCTGCGGGTTATTCCTCGCGGATCAAAAAGACCGGCGCCTGCCCCTCTCCAGCTCACGCTCCGCCTTCGGTGTGTCCGGGCCTTGGCCAGCTGCAAGGTGACCATCATTGCAACGCAAACAAGGAGAAGAGCAATGACCACGAACTGCATCAAATTCACCAGCGCCGACTTTGAGACCGCCAAGGGCGTCGGCTCCATCTCGACCCTGACTTTTGATCTCGACATCACGGTCGAACCCGTCGCGAGCGCGAACCCGATGGCCCCCACGCACCGCGTCCTCGGCCGCTCCCCGCGCGGCAAGCTGGTCGAGTGCGGCGGCATCTGGAAGAAGCAGAACAAGGAGACCGGCGCCGACTACTACACGCTGACCATCCGCGATCACGGCTTCAACGCCAATCTCGGCAAGGCCGCGAACCAGGACGATCTGTCCCTGCAGGCCGTCATCCCTTGGGGTCCCAAAGACGCCACCTGAAACCAAAGTTGGCGGGGGCTTACCTCCGCCAATTCGTTTACAGCTGTAAAATCAACCTAGATCGCGGTCGTGGATATAGTCTCTTCAAGCGTTGATAGACACTAAATAGAGGAAAAATCTTGACTTAGTCGCGTGAATCACTGCTTTTATCCCCAAGTGGCGCGAAAAAGGCCACATTTTCGAAATTGGGGCAACCAGATGATTCCTGTGACACCATTGGCAAGTGAGCGCCCTTCGGCTCTTGCAACGGAGATTTCCGAACGACTCAACGCTGCCATCAGGGAACATCTGCTCTCTGCTTTTGCCCCAGACAACACTAAGACGCTACGCTCTTTTTCGGCACCTGAGGCCGCTGAGCTCTTGGGAGTATCCGGACAGTTCATGCGAAAGGTTCACGCTGAGGGTACAATCCCTGAACCAGACGATATCCGGGGTGGCCGGCGCTACTATACAGCCCAAGAGATATGGGACGCGCGCGAAGTTCTAGAGAAGACCTCTCGGAA from Celeribacter baekdonensis includes these protein-coding regions:
- a CDS encoding DUF2493 domain-containing protein; its protein translation is MPHQTDIQEETGVTSAILDHLALHGATPGPGDTDHRPLPQPDEVELAMATLFDTTIGLLTGSQLEDTLEEVLWSLTSIFHRRLTHIQKLLDDNEFEVRESMAIQDGSEVASVELERLQMIGLKLWDHRDAFEQMRDLAVDHFSAATGSPWLPRTGSKVSHRGLTSAVVDSRAYLSAKRRKETEVHCPEGTRIAFSGGDYHAYDLIWSVLDATHAKYPDMVLLHGGTPKGAEMIAARWADTRGVTQVVFKPDWKSHGKAAPFKRNDKMLETMPQGLIATPGSGITENIVDKARKLGIRIKRIGA
- a CDS encoding helix-turn-helix domain-containing protein — protein: MSAFESITKGLEEALAFADGDLAGAKVHELSVAEVDVAEVRQRTGLSQAEFAKSIGVAKGTLLNWEHGRRQPTGPAQVLLALIAKKPSVVQDLLRGA
- a CDS encoding type II toxin-antitoxin system RelE/ParE family toxin, whose protein sequence is MTRLQTVVELPEFQRRAKAIMSDQEREAAIDFIAANPEAGVSLGGGLRKVRIPREGGGKSGGFRTVYVFGGTHMPIFLITVFAKNEKANLSKSEQAAAVEMSKALVAKYGDAT
- a CDS encoding DUF736 domain-containing protein; protein product: MTTNCIKFTSADFETAKGVGSISTLTFDLDITVEPVASANPMAPTHRVLGRSPRGKLVECGGIWKKQNKETGADYYTLTIRDHGFNANLGKAANQDDLSLQAVIPWGPKDAT